The genomic interval CAATAAAAGAATTAAAAGAAGAAACTGGAGTTAAAAATCCTACTCCTCTTTTAGATAAAGCTTTTGCATTAGATGTGTTAACAGTAAATGGCCACATAAAAAGAGGAAAATATGTTTCATCCCATCTTCATTTAAATCTTACTTATTTAATAGAATGCTCAGAAGATGAAACTCTTATGCTTAAAGAGGATGAAAATAGTGGTGTTATGTGGATTCCTTTTAATGAAATAAGTAAATATTGCAGTGAACCTCATATGATTCCAATATATGAAAAGCTAATAAATAAGCTAAAAACTCAAAGTAAATTTTAAAGAAATAAAAAAATTTAAGCTATGTTTTAATTAAAACATAGCCTTTAAATTTAATATTTATTATAAAATTTAGATAACTTTTTTAACACTCTCTTCTTTATTTCCTCTTGAATCCCATCTTTTTAAGACATAAGCTGATAAAAATGCAGCTATTAACATAATCCATATTAAGGAGCTTGGGAAAAATAAAACTAATAAAAGTAAAGTAACTACAGCATTCCTTAAAACTGAACTTGTAAATGCGGTTGTAACTATAGTAACTGTGACAACTGGATCAATTGAGAATATTGCTGAAAG from Clostridium perfringens carries:
- a CDS encoding NUDIX hydrolase, encoding MNYIEDIKNYIPFNEQEERDKELFLRCLNDFHDILTRDNTIAHLTSSAFAVNKERNKFLMIHHNIYNSWAWTGGHSDNEKDQLKVAIKELKEETGVKNPTPLLDKAFALDVLTVNGHIKRGKYVSSHLHLNLTYLIECSEDETLMLKEDENSGVMWIPFNEISKYCSEPHMIPIYEKLINKLKTQSKF